In one window of Candidatus Scalindua sp. DNA:
- a CDS encoding sigma-54 dependent transcriptional regulator yields the protein MRIEKILIVDDDDLSRSYISEVLVRNGYTVENADDGHKAISMITNTSYDIIFLDLKMPGLSGLDVLKKIKMNSKEETIVVMMTAYGSIESAVEAMRIGAYDYVIKPFSLDQIELLLKRVQERQDLIDENKYWRSRVDGNEVLYKTVMNESSKMYKIYQNVKKIAQSKASVLIQGESGTGKELIAQAIYLQSNRCKGPFIKVNCAALSESLLESELFGHERGSFTGADAKRLGRFELANNGTLLLDEISEISQKIQSKLLRVLEEEEFERVGGSKTIKVDVRIIATTNRNIPLEIEENKFRQDLYFRLNVIPIMMPPLRERKVDIPALVDYFLKKYTCGSNASVKGISDEAKDLLINYYWPGNVRELKNLIHRCVVMVDSDMLLPEHFKNMLNVNCVPKEKDFISGKTIEDLERVLIYKTLKETNGNKTKAAEILDITPRTLRNKLNKYKSDNYHGVIDEDVNKDDPVIEESFSF from the coding sequence TTGAGGATTGAAAAAATTCTGATAGTAGATGATGATGATTTAAGCAGAAGCTATATAAGTGAGGTTCTGGTGAGGAATGGTTATACGGTAGAAAATGCTGATGACGGCCATAAGGCCATATCCATGATTACTAATACCAGTTATGACATAATTTTTCTCGATCTGAAGATGCCTGGACTGAGTGGATTGGATGTCCTGAAAAAGATTAAAATGAACAGCAAGGAAGAAACTATTGTTGTCATGATGACAGCATATGGCAGCATTGAATCAGCTGTTGAGGCGATGAGAATCGGTGCTTATGATTATGTTATAAAACCATTTTCACTTGATCAGATTGAATTGCTCTTAAAGAGAGTTCAGGAACGTCAGGATTTGATAGATGAAAACAAGTATTGGCGATCAAGGGTTGATGGCAATGAGGTTCTTTATAAAACGGTAATGAATGAAAGTTCCAAGATGTATAAGATCTATCAAAATGTAAAGAAGATAGCTCAAAGTAAGGCTAGTGTACTTATTCAGGGTGAAAGTGGAACGGGGAAAGAGTTGATAGCACAAGCCATTTATTTACAAAGCAACAGATGTAAAGGGCCATTTATAAAGGTTAATTGTGCAGCCTTGTCTGAAAGCCTGCTTGAGAGTGAATTGTTCGGGCATGAAAGAGGATCTTTTACAGGGGCTGATGCAAAGAGACTCGGCCGTTTTGAGCTTGCTAACAATGGTACTTTGTTACTTGATGAGATTAGTGAAATCTCTCAAAAAATTCAATCGAAGCTGTTAAGGGTTTTGGAGGAAGAAGAGTTCGAGAGGGTTGGTGGATCCAAGACTATCAAAGTTGATGTTAGGATTATTGCAACGACAAATAGAAATATTCCGCTCGAAATTGAAGAAAACAAGTTTCGTCAGGATCTTTACTTCCGATTAAACGTTATTCCCATTATGATGCCTCCCTTACGGGAACGAAAAGTGGACATACCGGCACTCGTTGATTATTTTTTAAAAAAATACACTTGTGGTTCAAATGCTTCCGTAAAAGGGATTAGCGATGAGGCAAAAGATTTGTTAATCAATTACTATTGGCCGGGTAACGTGAGAGAACTTAAGAATCTGATACACAGATGCGTTGTTATGGTAGATTCGGATATGTTACTTCCTGAACATTTTAAAAATATGCTGAATGTTAATTGTGTTCCGAAAGAAAAAGATTTTATATCCGGAAAAACCATTGAAGATCTGGAACGAGTCTTAATTTATAAAACACTGAAAGAAACGAATGGTAATAAGACCAAGGCGGCGGAAATACTGGATATAACACCACGGACCCTAAGAAATAAATTAAACAAATATAAGAGTGACAATTATCATGGAGTAATTGATGAAGATGTTAATAAGGATGATCCTGTCATCGAGGAAAGTTTTTCCTTCTAG
- a CDS encoding tetratricopeptide repeat protein, producing MKIENASPFFVLLIFILFIGFGKDCGAGVRNEKRDHLSTPVGNVDEKRLVFEKKLLEGLMKLLDLKQHEIVPDKQKTAERIIKNENLFVKREVNDRGIVLYTVNAQFVPINDILEAIASYSGRKIFIDEDIGEKTMTTVVSVSLENTPFSDIMEIIIGSSGLESIVSDDIVIVTLPAKLDVVSAYDYYKEKAVQVYQMAMIKYPDYENIADAYFELGDFYLAAGLPTIALQEFQIILEKYKGYPKGNISMYNIAKCYELLGDTENALKSYLMYAKKYPRDANVGDAYLKAGDLWRKQNEYQKAIEIFKYIISEFQGKDIARVAELRLGYTYIDNEDYVSALKLFTEMKERELFRDFHNEIEYQMGNCCYLMGEYSKAIDILNKFIMYNEGNELLVDAYYKLADCFFKLEEYLAAFQLYKGALSEFNESSLAPYGYLHCGISLRKLKMFENAAKILREGFRLYPDNVYTGSMKFEMALCYYEDGNFKRAFDVFESITQDTSNSSFAVEANMYAGICLSGEKQYQRALEFYQKALDAAPAMEEREWIFSLIGDCYTELGELANAVKAYQQEFPR from the coding sequence ATGAAAATAGAAAACGCATCTCCTTTTTTTGTGTTGTTGATTTTTATTCTCTTTATAGGATTTGGGAAAGATTGCGGTGCAGGTGTTCGAAACGAAAAAAGGGATCATTTGTCAACACCTGTCGGAAATGTGGATGAAAAAAGATTAGTGTTTGAAAAGAAACTCTTGGAAGGATTGATGAAGTTGTTAGACTTGAAACAGCACGAGATTGTTCCTGATAAGCAAAAGACAGCTGAACGAATTATTAAAAATGAAAATCTGTTCGTTAAGAGAGAAGTCAATGATAGAGGAATAGTGCTTTATACCGTGAATGCACAATTTGTACCCATCAATGATATATTAGAGGCAATTGCTTCCTATAGCGGGAGAAAGATTTTCATAGATGAGGATATTGGGGAGAAGACAATGACTACCGTTGTTTCTGTCTCTTTAGAGAATACCCCGTTTTCAGACATAATGGAGATCATTATCGGATCAAGCGGTCTTGAGTCGATAGTAAGCGATGACATTGTCATTGTCACATTACCAGCCAAACTGGATGTCGTTTCTGCTTATGATTATTATAAGGAAAAGGCCGTACAGGTCTATCAGATGGCAATGATTAAATATCCAGATTATGAGAACATTGCAGATGCGTATTTTGAGCTTGGAGATTTTTATCTGGCTGCAGGCCTTCCAACGATTGCATTACAAGAGTTCCAAATCATTCTGGAAAAATACAAAGGGTATCCGAAAGGAAACATATCGATGTATAACATCGCTAAATGTTATGAATTGCTTGGCGATACTGAAAATGCATTAAAAAGTTACCTGATGTATGCAAAAAAATATCCGAGAGATGCTAATGTTGGTGATGCCTATCTTAAAGCCGGTGATTTGTGGAGAAAACAAAATGAGTATCAAAAGGCTATTGAAATCTTTAAATATATCATTTCTGAGTTTCAAGGGAAAGATATTGCAAGGGTTGCAGAGTTGCGTTTAGGATATACGTACATTGACAATGAAGACTATGTTTCTGCATTGAAGTTATTCACGGAGATGAAAGAGAGAGAATTGTTTCGTGACTTTCACAATGAGATCGAATATCAAATGGGGAACTGCTGCTATCTGATGGGTGAGTATTCCAAAGCAATTGACATATTAAATAAATTTATCATGTATAATGAAGGAAATGAGCTTCTCGTTGATGCGTATTATAAACTGGCGGATTGTTTTTTTAAACTTGAGGAATATCTAGCGGCATTTCAATTATATAAAGGTGCTCTCTCGGAATTTAATGAAAGCAGTTTAGCACCCTATGGTTACCTGCATTGTGGAATATCCCTGCGCAAGTTGAAGATGTTTGAAAATGCTGCAAAAATTCTTAGAGAAGGATTCCGCCTCTATCCGGACAATGTATACACGGGAAGTATGAAATTTGAGATGGCCCTATGTTATTACGAGGATGGAAATTTCAAGCGTGCTTTTGATGTTTTCGAAAGCATTACCCAGGACACATCAAACAGCTCTTTTGCTGTTGAGGCTAATATGTATGCTGGTATCTGCCTTAGCGGGGAAAAGCAGTATCAGAGAGCATTGGAATTCTATCAAAAGGCACTCGATGCAGCACCCGCCATGGAAGAGAGGGAGTGGATATTTAGTTTAATAGGCGATTGTTATACTGAACTTGGTGAATTGGCCAATGCGGTAAAGGCATATCAACAAGAGTTTCCTCGATAA
- the fliF gene encoding flagellar M-ring protein FliF has protein sequence MNQLLEQVSSIWKGTSFVQRLTFFALFMGFISGFLGVVYWVRKPEFQLLYANLDQMEAGEIIEDLKEKNIPYEIRNRGGSIFVPSNMVYELRMNLAKNGMPKGDVGFELFEQMKFGLSDMAQKVNYRRALQGELTKTISNLEWVEWARVQIVIPEPSLFIEEEKPSTASVIIKAKKNQRLRSEQISGITHLVSSSVEGLNPEKVIITDSLGNLLSKIEDSTVSGMITNQLDLKKKIEDYHMSKALSVVEKMTGEGKSIVKISADLDFKHVDEKQIEYDQDRKVPISQTITTQLSEIPQMMNVDKGDQQLKNSKETEEKETTQYALSKTERAVSDHVVKIKRLTVAVLVDGTYEEVKTEDGVVKRNFIKRSDEELGQISAIVKQSIGIDEKPPRNDSFEIQCVQFKGDAPLFIDETLIEKENKRVFIVEIVKNSSLVIAVLAFLLFALKSLKKLLSNKSPYATYSPHELPGGEQEFSLEEAGRKKLKEKRIQLRDGIIRSAKEDPRTTSNLVRKWMKEDES, from the coding sequence ATGAATCAATTGTTGGAACAGGTTAGCAGCATATGGAAGGGAACAAGTTTTGTACAACGGTTGACTTTTTTTGCTCTGTTCATGGGATTTATCTCAGGTTTTCTCGGAGTCGTATATTGGGTAAGAAAACCGGAATTTCAGTTATTATATGCAAACCTGGACCAAATGGAGGCAGGGGAAATAATCGAAGATCTTAAAGAGAAAAACATACCATACGAGATAAGGAACAGAGGTGGGTCAATATTTGTACCTTCAAATATGGTATATGAGCTAAGGATGAATCTTGCCAAAAATGGTATGCCAAAGGGAGATGTAGGATTTGAATTGTTTGAACAGATGAAGTTTGGTTTGTCTGATATGGCACAGAAAGTTAACTATAGAAGGGCTCTTCAGGGAGAATTAACAAAAACTATTTCAAATCTCGAATGGGTGGAATGGGCACGAGTCCAGATTGTGATACCGGAACCCTCACTGTTTATTGAAGAAGAAAAACCTTCTACAGCTTCTGTTATCATTAAAGCGAAAAAGAATCAACGCTTAAGATCCGAGCAAATCTCAGGTATAACGCATCTTGTCAGTTCAAGTGTTGAAGGGCTGAATCCTGAAAAAGTGATAATTACTGACAGCCTGGGTAATTTATTGTCGAAAATCGAAGATTCCACTGTATCAGGAATGATAACAAATCAGCTGGATTTGAAGAAAAAGATAGAAGATTATCACATGTCAAAGGCTCTCAGTGTTGTAGAGAAAATGACGGGAGAAGGAAAGTCGATTGTAAAGATAAGTGCTGACCTGGACTTTAAACATGTTGATGAAAAGCAGATAGAATATGATCAGGACAGGAAGGTTCCTATCAGCCAGACAATTACAACACAATTATCTGAAATACCTCAAATGATGAATGTTGATAAAGGCGACCAGCAGCTGAAAAACTCGAAAGAGACAGAGGAAAAAGAAACAACACAATACGCGTTAAGCAAAACAGAGCGAGCCGTATCAGATCATGTAGTAAAGATCAAAAGATTGACCGTCGCGGTTCTGGTAGACGGTACTTATGAGGAAGTGAAAACAGAGGATGGTGTGGTGAAGAGAAACTTCATTAAAAGATCAGATGAGGAATTAGGGCAGATTTCAGCTATTGTGAAACAATCAATCGGAATTGATGAAAAACCTCCAAGAAACGACTCATTTGAAATACAGTGTGTTCAATTTAAAGGAGATGCACCACTATTTATTGATGAAACTCTCATTGAAAAGGAAAATAAAAGGGTCTTTATTGTAGAGATTGTGAAAAATAGCTCTCTGGTTATTGCTGTCCTTGCTTTTCTCCTGTTTGCATTGAAGTCATTAAAAAAATTATTGTCCAACAAATCACCGTATGCCACGTACTCTCCGCATGAATTGCCGGGAGGAGAACAGGAGTTCAGTCTTGAGGAAGCAGGCAGGAAGAAATTAAAAGAAAAACGTATTCAGCTCAGGGATGGAATTATCCGAAGCGCGAAGGAAGATCCGAGGACAACAAGTAATCTTGTAAGAAAGTGGATGAAGGAGGATGAATCATGA
- the flgC gene encoding flagellar basal body rod protein FlgC, translating into MSVFGKSFSVLDISASGLTAERARMRVIANNIANAQVTETATGGPYKRQQVEFESILKQSMLSRFSKAAETGGVKVKGIMESNDLPNMVYIPGHPKANKEGYVEMPNVSVSKEMVDLIAASRSYEANTAVVTTYRKMNERALNIIRR; encoded by the coding sequence ATGTCTGTATTTGGAAAATCATTTTCAGTATTGGATATTAGTGCATCAGGTCTTACGGCGGAAAGGGCGAGAATGCGCGTTATTGCAAATAATATTGCAAATGCTCAGGTTACCGAAACAGCAACAGGAGGTCCCTATAAGAGACAGCAGGTTGAATTTGAAAGTATTCTCAAACAATCGATGTTGAGCCGATTCTCAAAAGCTGCTGAAACGGGTGGTGTAAAAGTAAAGGGGATTATGGAGAGCAATGATTTACCTAATATGGTCTATATACCAGGACACCCAAAAGCAAACAAAGAAGGTTATGTGGAAATGCCAAATGTAAGTGTCTCAAAAGAGATGGTAGACCTTATTGCGGCATCAAGGTCTTATGAGGCAAATACCGCAGTTGTTACTACCTACAGGAAAATGAACGAGAGGGCACTCAACATTATAAGGAGGTAA
- a CDS encoding flagellar assembly protein FliH has protein sequence MSRKIVYKLPVIEKTVVLETKLPSLLKKPPEDEKIEAENRQKQLEDITRESYQRGWNDAEKKMKSQIVEENNLLCKGLKKAAEEFRNERNSIWENCEKEILHLALTIAEKVTSAEISKYNREITERIAAEAVCKVKGKKIAKICMNEKDLEGFKLKKISGINEVSGECEIIADNDISPGGCVVVTDYGSVDARLETRWDEIMTTLGVDDNTGERKK, from the coding sequence ATGAGCAGGAAAATTGTTTATAAGTTACCCGTAATAGAGAAAACAGTGGTGTTGGAAACTAAATTACCATCCTTATTGAAGAAACCACCGGAAGATGAAAAGATTGAAGCTGAAAACAGGCAGAAACAGTTGGAGGATATCACGCGTGAATCATATCAAAGAGGTTGGAATGATGCTGAGAAAAAGATGAAGAGTCAGATCGTGGAAGAGAATAATCTCTTGTGTAAAGGGTTAAAAAAGGCAGCAGAAGAGTTTAGAAACGAGAGAAACAGTATCTGGGAAAATTGTGAAAAAGAGATTCTACATCTAGCACTTACCATAGCAGAAAAAGTAACAAGTGCTGAAATCTCGAAATATAATAGAGAAATAACTGAACGTATTGCTGCTGAAGCGGTCTGCAAGGTAAAAGGTAAAAAAATTGCAAAAATTTGTATGAATGAAAAGGACTTGGAAGGGTTTAAGTTGAAGAAAATATCCGGTATTAATGAGGTGAGCGGAGAATGTGAGATAATCGCTGACAATGACATCTCTCCTGGTGGGTGTGTGGTTGTTACAGATTACGGATCAGTTGATGCGAGGCTTGAGACTCGATGGGATGAGATTATGACAACATTAGGGGTAGATGATAATACAGGTGAGAGAAAAAAATGA
- a CDS encoding ATP-binding protein, translating to MKNVNSQIVRNKKQNKMSDLSVIFDSFNSNALKLEASYKQLQGRIREIDREMAQANECLNKKVQELNKLTRYLNSVLESMYCGVVAIDMDGRIETFNKSAEKILQVKASNVLGKSIQNALAQTNGFNDLLLKSLSTKKNVFNQKRVIALKDGNSRYLESSVTILQDKYGIVTGLVEIFQDLSEIRELKGRLYSVNDLISVGTMAASIAHEIRNPLNGIAGFACLLQKELKGKNLKLVDYIILGTKNINKIVSDLLLLARPITLNLRSCLLSDVLDRSLVLVSQESRKREDKNIQIKKKYMLRNNNIVCDPERLQQAFLNIILNAIQAMHEGGELTVFTQELSEDGFCGVQIGFSDTGEGISNDSMKNVFEPFFTTKTDGTGLGLMVVRKIIELHGGEISIESEKEKGSTILLTLPEIPNEM from the coding sequence ATGAAAAATGTAAATTCTCAAATCGTGAGGAATAAAAAACAGAATAAGATGTCAGATCTTTCAGTAATATTCGACAGCTTCAATTCTAATGCGTTGAAGTTGGAGGCATCTTATAAGCAGCTTCAGGGCAGGATAAGAGAAATAGATCGTGAGATGGCTCAAGCAAATGAATGTCTCAATAAGAAAGTTCAGGAGTTGAATAAATTAACCAGATACCTCAACAGTGTACTTGAAAGTATGTACTGTGGTGTTGTAGCCATAGATATGGATGGTAGAATTGAAACTTTTAACAAGTCTGCAGAGAAAATTCTACAGGTGAAAGCGAGTAACGTTTTAGGTAAAAGTATTCAAAACGCCTTAGCTCAAACCAATGGTTTCAACGATCTGCTGCTCAAATCCCTGTCAACGAAAAAAAATGTATTTAATCAGAAAAGAGTCATAGCGTTAAAAGATGGAAACTCAAGATATTTAGAGAGTAGTGTCACAATCCTGCAGGACAAGTATGGTATTGTTACCGGCCTTGTGGAAATATTTCAGGATTTATCTGAGATTCGCGAATTGAAGGGGCGTTTGTACAGTGTTAACGATCTCATTTCAGTCGGTACGATGGCTGCAAGTATTGCACATGAAATAAGAAATCCGCTGAATGGTATTGCAGGCTTTGCCTGCTTACTACAAAAAGAGTTGAAGGGGAAAAATCTCAAACTTGTAGATTATATTATCCTGGGTACAAAAAACATTAACAAGATCGTGTCAGATCTGTTGCTCCTTGCCCGGCCAATTACATTAAACTTGAGAAGCTGTCTGCTGTCAGATGTTTTAGATAGAAGTCTGGTTCTTGTATCACAAGAGTCAAGGAAAAGAGAAGATAAAAATATTCAAATCAAGAAAAAATACATGCTTAGAAACAACAATATTGTCTGTGATCCCGAACGTTTGCAGCAAGCATTTCTCAACATAATTCTTAATGCTATTCAAGCAATGCATGAAGGTGGAGAGCTCACGGTATTTACTCAGGAATTATCAGAGGATGGTTTTTGTGGAGTACAGATTGGCTTTTCAGATACGGGTGAAGGTATCAGTAATGATTCTATGAAAAATGTATTCGAACCATTTTTTACTACGAAGACCGATGGAACAGGTCTTGGTTTAATGGTAGTTCGCAAGATTATCGAACTCCATGGAGGTGAAATTTCTATTGAGAGTGAAAAGGAAAAAGGTTCTACCATATTGCTGACATTACCCGAAATCCCAAATGAAATGTAA
- the fliE gene encoding flagellar hook-basal body complex protein FliE yields the protein MDLSTVNAITNKNIEKNFTKKIAQESGTNFKGTLGSVVNEVNDLQIKAGESIENFASGKIDNVHEVMIAMTKAEVSFKFMMETRNKLVSAYKEIMQMQV from the coding sequence ATGGATTTGTCTACAGTAAATGCTATTACGAATAAGAATATTGAGAAAAATTTCACAAAGAAAATTGCACAGGAGAGTGGAACAAATTTTAAAGGAACCCTGGGAAGTGTTGTTAATGAAGTAAATGATCTTCAGATTAAGGCAGGAGAATCAATTGAAAATTTTGCAAGTGGTAAGATTGACAATGTCCATGAGGTTATGATTGCCATGACAAAAGCCGAAGTTAGTTTCAAATTTATGATGGAAACACGGAATAAACTTGTGAGTGCGTATAAAGAGATAATGCAAATGCAGGTATAA
- a CDS encoding response regulator, with product MNFRILLVDDEETLRSVLQETLAGEGYSVDVANDGFQALERFKITSYDLLITDVRMQGMDGLQLIREIKKNGLPVNVIMITAYGSGEAIKEAMRLGVVELFNKPFKLQEIKDAITRILNRILHEKGKNSISSRAENREELSIADSLLVPAGLSYYVGVPGNQQWNTAVFDFVARNSKKALAIFGNIHSRAERPGEWWDNRQITIMIQTLFRSNMKSTPRKIVSVINDFLSRNIFPHVEVSILCLLVDVKKSEIRYVHYGSNLVCSVFSPGGKIEILESCPVLLGVSPGVEICESSMTYGDENQLMLLGCNSITSVAERESLLRQAVDVVLLSTRYNQRIQLNKEAFRSRIANKKEADFDDETYVLMNLDWDDTVSFAQN from the coding sequence ATGAACTTCAGAATTCTGTTGGTGGATGACGAGGAAACGCTCAGGTCTGTTTTACAAGAGACCCTGGCTGGAGAAGGCTATAGTGTTGATGTCGCAAATGATGGCTTTCAGGCTCTGGAACGTTTCAAGATCACATCATATGATTTACTTATTACCGATGTAAGGATGCAAGGCATGGATGGTTTACAACTTATCCGTGAGATTAAGAAAAATGGCCTGCCGGTAAATGTTATTATGATTACCGCATACGGTTCTGGAGAGGCTATAAAAGAAGCAATGCGGCTGGGTGTTGTGGAATTATTTAATAAACCATTTAAACTGCAGGAAATAAAAGACGCAATAACGAGAATACTGAACCGTATTTTGCATGAAAAAGGAAAGAATTCCATTTCTTCAAGAGCAGAAAACCGTGAAGAACTATCCATAGCAGATTCTCTTTTGGTACCTGCAGGTTTGTCGTATTATGTAGGAGTACCGGGAAATCAACAATGGAATACAGCAGTTTTTGATTTTGTTGCCAGAAACAGTAAAAAGGCTTTGGCCATATTTGGAAATATTCATAGCAGGGCTGAAAGGCCTGGTGAATGGTGGGATAACAGGCAGATAACAATAATGATTCAGACTCTCTTTAGGTCTAATATGAAGAGTACTCCAAGAAAAATTGTATCGGTAATTAATGATTTTCTGTCGAGAAATATTTTTCCGCATGTTGAGGTTTCAATACTCTGTCTTCTGGTAGATGTGAAAAAGAGTGAGATCCGGTATGTACATTATGGAAGCAATCTGGTGTGTTCTGTTTTTTCTCCCGGTGGGAAGATTGAAATCTTGGAATCCTGTCCTGTTTTGCTGGGTGTATCTCCAGGGGTTGAAATATGCGAGAGTTCGATGACATATGGTGATGAAAACCAACTGATGTTGCTGGGTTGCAATTCGATAACAAGTGTTGCAGAAAGAGAGTCGCTTTTGAGACAAGCAGTTGATGTCGTTTTGTTGTCAACGAGATATAATCAAAGAATACAATTGAATAAGGAAGCCTTCAGATCACGGATTGCGAATAAGAAAGAGGCAGACTTTGATGATGAAACGTACGTATTGATGAATCTTGATTGGGATGATACCGTGAGTTTCGCACAAAACTAA
- a CDS encoding sigma-54 dependent transcriptional regulator, with product MSDSKSGHETGSQAGVKPVILVVDDEETIRSCLKEALEGEGYKVYIEENGKNSLSLIKRVVPDLVLVDLKMPGMNGIDLLREVKSLDRNILVILLTGHGSVDTAVTAIKAGAFDYLEKPFKIEHIKVVVGKALSTQSLMREVIRLREKAGVIGIENVIAVSKEMKKVFEHVKIIAESPSSTVLIQGESGTGKELIANYIHTMSSRSNYRFVDINCAALTENLLEAELFGYEKGAFTGASSTGKSGLFEVAQRGSIFLDEIGEMSMPLQAKLLRALQEKRFKRVGGIDDIDVDVRIIASTNRNLEEEVDKGQFRKDLYYRLKVLPVYLYPLRERKDDIVPLAKSFVHKFNNEFKKKVNTITSEIEGILVNYDWPGNVRELKNVVERAVLLSSTNTLSAEHILLGNVFSKKNEAEDTITDLSISAVEQKHITKILKETSWRMTKAAKILGINRTTLYNKIKQYNLKQ from the coding sequence ATGAGTGACAGTAAGAGCGGTCATGAGACTGGAAGTCAGGCAGGAGTAAAGCCAGTAATCCTTGTAGTTGATGATGAGGAAACCATCAGGTCCTGTTTAAAAGAGGCTCTGGAGGGAGAGGGTTATAAGGTCTATATCGAAGAGAATGGGAAAAATTCCTTAAGTTTAATAAAGAGGGTGGTTCCTGATTTAGTTTTGGTGGATTTAAAAATGCCGGGTATGAATGGTATTGATCTGTTGAGAGAGGTAAAATCTCTTGATCGGAATATCCTCGTAATTCTTTTAACCGGGCATGGTTCTGTTGATACAGCGGTAACTGCTATTAAGGCGGGCGCCTTTGATTATTTGGAGAAACCCTTTAAAATCGAGCATATCAAGGTCGTTGTCGGTAAGGCCTTAAGTACTCAATCTTTAATGAGGGAAGTGATAAGGCTCAGGGAAAAAGCTGGTGTTATTGGGATTGAAAATGTAATTGCTGTCAGTAAAGAGATGAAGAAGGTCTTTGAACATGTCAAAATAATAGCGGAAAGCCCATCAAGCACGGTATTGATCCAGGGGGAGAGTGGAACAGGAAAAGAATTGATTGCGAATTATATCCATACGATGAGTTCTCGGAGTAATTACAGATTTGTTGATATAAATTGTGCTGCTTTGACAGAAAATTTGCTTGAAGCTGAGTTGTTTGGTTATGAAAAAGGAGCTTTTACGGGTGCTTCTTCAACAGGTAAGTCCGGTTTGTTTGAGGTCGCACAAAGGGGATCTATATTTCTTGATGAGATAGGTGAAATGAGTATGCCCTTACAGGCTAAATTATTAAGGGCATTACAGGAAAAGAGGTTCAAAAGGGTGGGGGGCATAGATGATATAGATGTGGATGTGAGGATAATAGCCTCAACCAATAGAAATTTGGAAGAAGAAGTGGATAAAGGTCAATTTAGAAAGGATCTCTACTATCGCTTAAAAGTTTTACCCGTGTATTTATATCCTCTGAGGGAGAGGAAGGATGATATTGTTCCTCTTGCAAAATCCTTTGTGCACAAGTTTAATAACGAATTTAAAAAGAAGGTCAATACTATAACCTCGGAAATAGAAGGAATCCTGGTGAATTATGATTGGCCTGGTAATGTCAGAGAATTAAAAAACGTGGTAGAACGGGCAGTTCTCCTTTCAAGCACAAACACGCTTTCTGCTGAGCATATATTATTAGGGAATGTATTTAGTAAGAAAAATGAGGCTGAAGATACGATAACAGATCTCTCTATTTCTGCTGTCGAGCAGAAACATATAACGAAAATCCTTAAGGAAACATCATGGAGAATGACAAAAGCTGCTAAAATTCTGGGTATCAACCGTACCACTTTATACAACAAGATTAAGCAATATAATTTAAAACAGTGA
- the flgB gene encoding flagellar basal body rod protein FlgB, translating to MITFDKNTELLSKLLDLTSTKSKVIANNIANVNTPGYQKLEVTFEKELQDAIAQGSIENIKSLKEKIELSHDAGNGKDGNSVDIDKEMIDFFKSSDKHNMYLDILVKKFKNLIYAIESK from the coding sequence ATGATTACATTCGATAAAAATACAGAGCTCCTCTCAAAGTTATTGGATTTAACTTCGACAAAAAGCAAGGTAATAGCGAACAATATTGCAAACGTGAATACCCCTGGCTATCAAAAATTGGAAGTTACGTTTGAAAAAGAACTGCAGGATGCTATTGCACAGGGGAGCATTGAGAATATTAAGAGTCTGAAAGAGAAGATTGAACTTTCTCACGATGCAGGTAACGGAAAAGATGGAAATAGTGTAGATATCGATAAAGAGATGATAGATTTTTTCAAAAGTTCTGATAAACACAATATGTATCTCGATATTCTGGTAAAGAAATTCAAGAATCTAATTTATGCTATCGAATCTAAGTAG